A window of the Acidimicrobiales bacterium genome harbors these coding sequences:
- a CDS encoding S1C family serine protease: MTPDDGEEDDAPLGPPPDPSLRQWRHPSEIASANAAALRDLSPAPRARWRSFSFLGGCAIGLIGVVVLGTAVARPFTGGSDDVDDATLLATSAPIWSPDGDNATPTPTTSHDGDEDGRESDDDSTTSTTATATTTQVLVSSTLPPTLEAGASGVVALLDADDRSLVATGLVVDGMVLTSAHELGGRSEVLIATGSDETLAGLVAGSDPFSDLAVVATLDPDLLPEPVRLASTDDDAAMTPGSTVWILAASGQTTPTAVGGELSATDQDVMTSSGDMVFDALQTTIRTPVHGPGGAVVDDRGNTIAMVIACDRHLASALPIESLRATAHTIRETGWAHIGWLGIEGEGVADGIVLRSVEPGGPAAVAGLAAGDVLLSVDGEPLQHLAGIVQAIRRAGVGNQIEFDVRRGDDTFTADITIGSRAG, from the coding sequence GTGACACCAGACGACGGCGAAGAAGACGACGCCCCGCTCGGGCCGCCGCCCGATCCGTCGTTGCGCCAGTGGCGTCATCCCTCGGAGATTGCATCCGCCAACGCTGCCGCACTCCGAGACCTGTCACCGGCGCCTCGAGCTCGCTGGCGCTCGTTTTCCTTCCTCGGTGGCTGCGCCATCGGCTTGATCGGTGTCGTCGTGCTCGGCACGGCGGTGGCCAGGCCATTTACCGGCGGCTCCGACGATGTCGACGACGCCACGCTCCTCGCCACCTCGGCGCCGATCTGGTCCCCCGACGGCGACAATGCGACGCCTACGCCCACGACCTCGCACGACGGCGACGAGGACGGTCGCGAGAGCGACGACGACTCGACCACCTCGACAACTGCAACCGCCACCACCACGCAGGTCCTGGTCAGCTCGACGCTTCCCCCCACCCTCGAAGCGGGTGCGTCGGGAGTGGTCGCCCTGCTCGACGCCGACGATCGCTCACTCGTTGCCACCGGCCTGGTGGTCGACGGGATGGTGCTCACCAGTGCGCACGAGCTCGGCGGTCGATCGGAGGTGCTCATCGCGACTGGTTCGGACGAGACGCTTGCCGGCCTGGTCGCAGGCTCGGACCCGTTCAGCGACCTGGCCGTCGTCGCCACCCTCGACCCCGACCTTCTCCCTGAGCCAGTCCGGCTCGCTTCAACCGACGACGACGCCGCAATGACGCCAGGGAGCACGGTCTGGATCCTCGCTGCCAGCGGACAGACCACCCCGACCGCAGTCGGCGGCGAGCTGTCTGCAACCGACCAAGACGTCATGACCAGCAGCGGCGACATGGTCTTCGACGCACTGCAGACCACGATCCGGACCCCGGTGCACGGCCCCGGCGGCGCGGTGGTCGATGATCGCGGCAACACGATCGCCATGGTCATCGCCTGCGACCGCCACCTGGCATCAGCGCTGCCGATCGAGTCGCTGCGGGCAACGGCGCACACGATCCGCGAGACCGGGTGGGCCCACATCGGCTGGCTGGGCATCGAGGGCGAGGGCGTCGCTGACGGGATCGTCCTCCGATCGGTGGAACCAGGAGGTCCGGCGGCCGTTGCCGGCCTCGCAGCAGGCGATGTCCTCCTCTCGGTCGACGGCGAGCCGCTCCAACACCTGGCCGGCATCGTGCAGGCGATCCGCCGAGCGGGCGTCGGCAATCAGATCGAGTTCGATGTGCGCCGGGGCGACGACACCTTCACCGCCGACATCACCATCGGCAGCCGGGCCGGTTGA
- a CDS encoding NAD-dependent epimerase/dehydratase family protein has product MRAIAVTGAAGALGRRTLRQLAAHPDIDRIVAIDRVAQASPVAKVEYLRLDLRRQPIDRAITGCSTIVHLAEEAGQPNDSTATMTMLATVLDGATAAGVPHVVALSSAMAYGAHPDNPIPLTEAQPLRPVPELAYAVAKRDLEESVWAWAEADTSRRATVLRPTTTLSEQGVAWAARVLRSATIVRPDQVDPPLQFLHYDDLASAIAYVARRELAGAYNVAPDGWIGPDVFRDLVGGVQLRVPERVNDNWLAATRKLGLRSSPPGIEAYVRYPWVVSNDRLRTAGWVPTFSNSEAFVIGTPPPPWSVTAQQRQELALAAAGIGLAGVAAVAAGVARRLLR; this is encoded by the coding sequence GTGAGAGCAATCGCGGTCACCGGGGCAGCCGGAGCACTGGGTCGGCGGACCCTTCGTCAGTTGGCGGCACATCCCGACATCGACCGCATCGTCGCCATCGACCGTGTCGCGCAGGCGTCACCGGTGGCCAAGGTCGAATACCTCCGCCTCGACCTGCGGCGCCAACCGATCGACCGAGCCATCACCGGCTGTTCGACGATCGTGCACCTGGCCGAAGAAGCCGGCCAGCCGAACGACTCGACCGCAACGATGACCATGCTCGCCACGGTGCTCGATGGTGCGACGGCCGCCGGCGTGCCCCATGTCGTTGCGCTCTCGTCGGCCATGGCCTACGGCGCACATCCTGACAATCCGATCCCGCTCACCGAGGCTCAACCGCTCCGTCCCGTGCCGGAGCTGGCCTACGCCGTCGCCAAGCGCGATCTCGAGGAGTCGGTGTGGGCGTGGGCCGAGGCCGACACCAGCCGCCGGGCCACCGTGTTGCGACCGACCACCACCTTGTCGGAACAGGGGGTGGCGTGGGCGGCGCGTGTGCTGCGCAGTGCCACGATCGTTCGACCCGACCAGGTCGACCCACCGTTGCAGTTCCTGCACTACGACGATCTCGCTTCCGCCATCGCTTACGTGGCGCGCCGCGAGCTCGCCGGCGCCTACAACGTGGCGCCCGACGGTTGGATCGGACCCGACGTGTTCCGCGACCTCGTCGGTGGGGTGCAGCTCCGGGTGCCGGAGCGCGTCAACGACAACTGGCTGGCGGCCACCCGAAAGCTCGGCCTGCGCTCGTCGCCGCCGGGCATCGAGGCGTACGTGCGGTACCCGTGGGTCGTGTCCAACGATCGGTTGCGAACCGCCGGGTGGGTCCCGACGTTCTCCAACAGCGAAGCCTTTGTGATCGGCACCCCTCCACCGCCGTGGTCGGTCACGGCCCAGCAGCGACAAGAGCTCGCCCTCGCCGCCGCCGGGATCGGCTTGGCCGGTGTCGCCGCGGTCGCAGCCGGGGTTGCCCGCCGTCTTCTCCGCTGA
- a CDS encoding zinc-dependent metalloprotease, with product MTGSDPLGGGEFPFGDLSKLFGAFGNADPWQQAAQIAQAVASEGESEPNVEPKVRIALEDLARVALLYLAEVPGVASSPALHSTSVGVKPVTRAQWTTDSLDAYRQFFERFGEAIGQVGPPDLASGADPFAAMFGTMFSSLAPMMVAASAGAMIGHLGQHALGQYELPVPRSSDRVLVVPSAIDDAADEWGVPVDELRMWILVHELASHALITIPHVRRHFDALFIDFATAFRLDPARIEQEFGHIGGLEDLSKIQELSEQFNDPEAILSLMRTRTHDLLMPQLDALVAAFLGMVDFAVERVCLTLVPNHALIRQAMRERTLAVNPADRFMERLLGINITEGTLDRGRRFINGIIERVGDAGIEKLWGDELDMPTAAELDAPGLWLARVGLDPDMELPDIEIPDDLSGLDDL from the coding sequence GTGACTGGTTCCGATCCACTCGGTGGGGGCGAGTTTCCTTTTGGTGATCTGAGCAAACTGTTCGGGGCCTTCGGAAACGCCGACCCATGGCAGCAAGCAGCCCAGATCGCGCAGGCGGTCGCCTCCGAGGGTGAAAGCGAACCGAACGTCGAGCCGAAGGTCCGCATCGCGCTCGAAGATCTCGCCCGCGTCGCCCTCCTCTACCTTGCCGAGGTTCCAGGCGTTGCCTCGTCACCAGCGCTGCACTCCACCTCGGTTGGCGTCAAGCCGGTCACCCGAGCCCAGTGGACCACCGACTCGCTCGACGCCTATCGCCAGTTCTTCGAACGCTTCGGCGAGGCCATCGGCCAGGTCGGCCCGCCCGATCTCGCATCCGGAGCCGATCCCTTCGCCGCGATGTTCGGCACGATGTTCTCGAGTCTTGCCCCCATGATGGTGGCGGCCAGTGCCGGCGCCATGATCGGCCATCTCGGCCAGCATGCGCTCGGTCAGTACGAGCTGCCGGTCCCCCGTTCGTCGGATCGGGTGCTCGTGGTGCCGTCGGCCATCGACGATGCCGCCGACGAATGGGGCGTTCCAGTCGACGAGCTCCGCATGTGGATCCTGGTCCACGAACTGGCGAGCCACGCGCTGATCACGATCCCGCACGTCCGCCGCCACTTCGACGCCCTGTTCATCGACTTCGCCACCGCCTTCCGCCTCGACCCAGCGCGCATCGAGCAGGAGTTCGGCCACATCGGCGGTCTGGAAGACCTGAGCAAGATCCAGGAACTCTCCGAGCAATTCAACGACCCCGAGGCCATCCTCTCGCTCATGCGAACCCGGACCCACGACCTGCTCATGCCGCAGCTCGATGCGTTGGTTGCCGCCTTCCTCGGCATGGTCGACTTCGCCGTCGAGCGGGTCTGCCTCACGCTGGTGCCGAACCATGCGCTGATCCGTCAGGCCATGCGTGAACGAACCCTCGCGGTGAACCCCGCCGATCGGTTCATGGAGCGTCTTCTCGGCATCAACATCACCGAGGGCACGCTCGATCGTGGCCGGCGTTTCATCAATGGCATCATCGAGCGCGTCGGTGACGCCGGCATCGAGAAGCTGTGGGGCGACGAACTCGACATGCCGACCGCGGCCGAACTCGACGCTCCCGGACTGTGGCTGGCGCGGGTCGGACTCGACCCCGACATGGAGCTGCCCGACATCGAGATCCCCGACGACCTCTCAGGCCTCGACGACCTCTGA